In Calothrix sp. PCC 7507, one DNA window encodes the following:
- the rnc gene encoding ribonuclease III, giving the protein MSLAYPRRQRQLESLVKKLGLPKEAPIQWQLLDLALTHPTVSESANYEQLEFVGDAVVRLVAAVVLWEHYPECPVGDFAAIRSVLVSDRILAQLAREYGWELYLLVAGSATADKVGQESRLADAFEAVLGALYLSTNNLELIRPWLDPHFKQLAAEIRLDPARLNYKAALQEWTQAHFKVLPEYRVVEITQPHRNQERFVAEVWLHDKQLGQGKGRSIKAAEQAAAKVAFLAIPSQE; this is encoded by the coding sequence ATGTCTCTTGCTTATCCACGCCGTCAGCGGCAGCTCGAAAGTTTAGTAAAAAAATTAGGTCTGCCGAAAGAAGCACCGATCCAATGGCAACTGCTGGATTTGGCTCTAACTCATCCGACGGTGTCTGAGTCAGCAAATTATGAACAACTGGAGTTTGTTGGTGATGCAGTGGTGCGCTTAGTAGCAGCTGTTGTGTTGTGGGAACATTATCCCGAATGTCCAGTGGGGGATTTTGCGGCAATTCGTTCGGTGTTGGTGAGCGATCGCATTCTGGCTCAATTAGCTAGAGAATATGGTTGGGAACTCTATTTATTAGTCGCTGGTAGTGCTACTGCTGATAAAGTTGGTCAAGAATCACGGTTGGCAGATGCCTTTGAAGCTGTTCTGGGTGCGCTTTATCTCAGCACTAACAATCTAGAACTCATCCGTCCTTGGCTAGACCCCCACTTCAAACAACTAGCCGCAGAAATTCGCCTCGATCCAGCTAGACTGAATTACAAAGCCGCTCTCCAAGAATGGACTCAGGCACACTTCAAAGTTTTACCAGAATATCGGGTTGTGGAAATTACACAACCACACCGCAATCAAGAGCGTTTTGTGGCTGAAGTATGGTTGCACGACAAACAACTAGGTCAAGGCAAAGGACGCTCCATCAAAGCTGCCGAGCAAGCAGCAGCTAAAGTAGCATTTTTAGCAATCCCATCTCAGGAATAA
- a CDS encoding sensor histidine kinase: protein MARNRQSSFRRILLTRILLLFVPVLFIGEIVALNKARSSLLETARQNLTESSAIKAEKIQDAIATLKTSLLLVSQTKLIQSGSATEAQELFTQLEQELPTHIECIQLTNLQTGEITASSCGDKVIGDLSLPLPSQGVQITPVLPPKAGTTGQRDPQNQLQLLLSVPVYNGVGKLLYALSLRSALHQQTDTQPGSITGSLAVIAEDGTILAHPLSDRVGNNIQQYPHADRLQSIINHAIVGQKYTIDFSLQQGQDLIAGYTAIAEPMTKQPQQKWVVFAVTSVNNALFGLEEIKLILIVLTVGLIGASLLASLYLAPYLAKPVEELRDYALNIYSHHAVQPVPHNFKIREFNQLAQALDQMVERLKAWAEELEIAWKEAKTANQVKSQFLATTSHELRNPLNVIINCVRLVHDGLCDNREEEMEFLKRADETAIHLLGIINDLLDISKIEAGKLSVVTEPLNLRQILLEVVNIQSVNVQQRGLQLKIELGSEPIPVKADGAKLKQVLINIIGNATKFTDEGSITVACEIQYSSEQSQVIVKITDTGVGIDPAQQHKLFRPFVMVDGATTRKFEGTGLGLAISRNLIELMGGSITLMSAGTGQGTTVTISLPLIDISLLSHPGQEENLSDIGVSSADEGARGLNSYPVLREEPLLDSNELDGEKHELSLLPETREVSLMAQQGVLPSLPTGEVYANGDR from the coding sequence ATGGCTAGAAACCGTCAATCGTCCTTTAGGCGTATTTTATTAACTAGAATATTGCTGCTGTTCGTTCCAGTTTTATTCATTGGGGAGATTGTCGCCCTGAATAAAGCACGTTCTAGCCTGCTGGAGACAGCTCGCCAAAATTTAACAGAAAGCTCTGCGATCAAAGCCGAGAAGATTCAAGATGCGATCGCTACTCTCAAAACCAGCTTACTACTTGTTAGTCAAACTAAGTTGATCCAGTCTGGTTCAGCAACTGAGGCGCAAGAGCTGTTCACTCAGTTAGAGCAAGAACTGCCAACCCATATTGAGTGTATTCAACTAACGAATCTGCAAACAGGTGAAATCACTGCTAGTAGCTGTGGCGACAAAGTAATTGGCGACTTGAGCTTGCCTTTGCCTAGTCAAGGAGTGCAAATCACACCAGTTTTGCCGCCAAAAGCCGGAACGACTGGTCAAAGAGATCCGCAAAATCAACTACAGTTGCTCTTATCTGTCCCAGTCTACAATGGCGTCGGGAAATTGCTTTATGCTTTGAGTCTGCGGTCAGCATTGCACCAACAGACTGATACTCAGCCGGGATCGATTACAGGCTCTTTGGCAGTAATTGCCGAAGATGGCACAATCTTAGCTCATCCCCTATCAGACAGAGTAGGGAATAATATCCAACAGTACCCTCATGCTGACCGACTCCAAAGCATTATTAATCATGCGATCGTTGGGCAAAAATATACTATAGATTTTTCGTTGCAACAGGGACAGGACTTAATAGCTGGTTATACAGCTATTGCCGAGCCAATGACAAAACAGCCACAGCAAAAATGGGTTGTCTTTGCTGTGACAAGCGTCAATAATGCCCTCTTTGGTTTAGAAGAAATCAAACTCATTTTGATTGTTTTGACAGTTGGTTTAATCGGTGCAAGTTTGTTGGCATCGTTGTATCTAGCTCCTTATCTGGCAAAGCCGGTAGAAGAATTACGAGATTATGCTCTGAATATTTATAGCCACCACGCCGTACAACCAGTTCCGCACAACTTCAAAATCCGAGAATTTAATCAACTGGCACAAGCACTAGACCAAATGGTTGAAAGACTCAAAGCTTGGGCAGAAGAATTAGAAATAGCTTGGAAAGAAGCAAAAACTGCTAATCAGGTCAAAAGTCAGTTTTTAGCTACGACTTCTCATGAGTTGAGAAACCCACTAAATGTTATTATTAATTGTGTTCGCTTAGTCCATGATGGCTTGTGTGATAACCGCGAAGAAGAAATGGAATTCCTCAAGCGAGCCGATGAAACAGCGATTCATTTATTAGGTATTATCAACGACTTACTTGACATTTCTAAAATTGAAGCAGGTAAGCTCTCAGTTGTTACAGAGCCGCTTAACCTCCGACAAATACTTTTGGAAGTGGTGAACATTCAATCAGTAAATGTGCAACAGAGAGGCTTGCAGTTGAAAATTGAGTTAGGCAGTGAGCCAATTCCAGTGAAAGCAGATGGTGCCAAACTCAAACAAGTGCTGATTAATATTATTGGCAACGCTACAAAATTCACTGACGAGGGAAGTATTACAGTTGCTTGTGAGATTCAATACAGTAGTGAGCAATCCCAGGTAATTGTCAAAATCACAGATACAGGCGTAGGCATTGATCCCGCCCAACAGCACAAACTGTTTCGTCCGTTTGTGATGGTTGATGGTGCAACCACACGTAAGTTCGAGGGTACAGGACTGGGGCTGGCAATTTCACGTAACTTAATTGAACTCATGGGAGGTAGCATTACACTCATGAGTGCAGGTACTGGTCAAGGTACAACAGTAACGATTAGTTTGCCGTTGATTGACATCTCGCTGTTATCTCACCCAGGACAAGAGGAAAATTTATCGGATATTGGTGTTTCTTCTGCTGATGAAGGAGCAAGAGGATTGAACAGCTACCCAGTTTTGCGAGAAGAACCACTACTCGACTCTAATGAATTAGATGGAGAAAAGCATGAACTGTCACTACTGCCAGAAACTCGTGAAGTCAGTCTGATGGCACAACAAGGTGTTCTGCCAAGCTTGCCGACAGGAGAAGTTTATGCTAACGGTGACAGGTGA
- a CDS encoding RibD family protein, whose protein sequence is MVQYRPHTTVVLAMSVDGKIADARREPARFGSRADKAHLEKQIAASDAVIFGAGTLRAYGTSLTVSHPKLLQQRTQEGKPTQPVHIVITHSAKLDPEIHFFKQPIRRWLLTTTVGELFWQGGLQARTPTLGNRAQEYPPEFEQILVFETPTGQVDTLAALQHLTTLGITRLVVLGGGELVASMLELDLIDEFWLTVCPLILGGAIAPTPVEGTGFLPELAPRLQLLEVQTVEQEVFLHYRLQRS, encoded by the coding sequence ATGGTGCAATATCGTCCTCATACCACGGTAGTTTTGGCAATGAGCGTAGATGGCAAGATAGCAGACGCTAGGCGCGAGCCTGCGCGGTTTGGCTCAAGGGCTGATAAAGCACACCTGGAAAAACAAATTGCTGCCTCTGATGCCGTTATCTTTGGTGCCGGAACTCTCCGTGCCTACGGTACATCACTAACGGTATCACATCCCAAACTACTGCAACAGCGAACTCAGGAGGGCAAACCTACCCAACCAGTTCATATAGTCATTACACACTCTGCAAAACTCGATCCGGAAATTCATTTTTTTAAGCAGCCAATCAGACGCTGGTTGCTGACGACAACCGTAGGGGAGCTTTTTTGGCAAGGAGGCTTACAAGCGCGTACTCCTACTCTAGGAAACAGAGCACAGGAGTATCCTCCAGAGTTTGAGCAGATTTTAGTTTTTGAAACACCAACGGGTCAAGTTGATACTCTCGCCGCTTTGCAACACCTGACAACTCTAGGTATAACACGCTTAGTGGTATTAGGTGGTGGTGAGCTAGTAGCTTCAATGTTGGAATTAGATTTAATAGATGAATTTTGGCTGACTGTCTGTCCGCTGATTTTAGGCGGTGCCATAGCACCCACACCAGTTGAAGGCACAGGATTTTTACCTGAACTGGCTCCTAGGCTGCAACTTCTAGAAGTTCAGACAGTTGAACAAGAAGTCTTTCTGCACTATCGGCTGCAACGATCATGA
- a CDS encoding Gfo/Idh/MocA family protein — protein sequence MTKIKIAVIGVGRWGVHLLRNFLEHPQVSVAAVIDPHPERLAGVKRLFHLDEDVLLATEWQAIKEVPGLTGVAVATPATTHYGLIKDALQWGYHVLAEKPLTLDPLECQELCQLAAQQQLILMVDHTYLFHPAVEQGQSVVQEGKLGDLRYGYATRTHLGPVRQDVDALWDLAIHDIAIFNHWLGQMPVKAQATGRVWLQGGVEQGKNYNSSSSPPLQGLADLVWVTLTYPDGFQAYIHLCWLNTDKQRRLAVVGSRGSLIFDEMLSLSPLTLISGEFERQGNQFLPVNQKQEVLEIAKGEPLQRVCDRFITCILQNTPPVVSSGWVGTELVQILTALTLSLNQGGQPVDISVDA from the coding sequence ATGACTAAAATTAAAATTGCTGTAATCGGTGTTGGGCGCTGGGGAGTGCATTTACTGAGGAATTTTTTAGAGCATCCCCAAGTGAGTGTAGCGGCGGTGATAGACCCTCATCCAGAAAGATTGGCGGGGGTGAAACGGCTATTTCACTTAGATGAAGATGTACTACTAGCAACTGAGTGGCAAGCTATCAAGGAAGTGCCAGGGCTGACAGGCGTGGCAGTTGCTACTCCTGCTACCACCCACTATGGCTTAATTAAGGATGCTCTGCAGTGGGGATACCATGTTTTAGCAGAAAAACCCTTAACTCTAGACCCGCTAGAATGCCAGGAACTCTGCCAATTAGCAGCACAACAGCAGCTAATACTGATGGTTGACCATACCTATCTATTTCACCCAGCCGTTGAGCAAGGGCAGTCCGTCGTACAGGAGGGGAAATTAGGTGATTTGCGCTATGGCTACGCTACCCGCACCCATTTAGGCCCTGTCCGTCAGGATGTTGATGCCCTCTGGGACTTAGCCATTCACGATATTGCTATCTTTAACCATTGGCTGGGTCAGATGCCTGTGAAAGCCCAAGCAACGGGTAGGGTGTGGCTACAGGGAGGAGTGGAGCAGGGGAAAAACTATAATTCCTCCTCATCCCCTCCTCTTCAGGGGCTAGCTGATCTAGTCTGGGTAACGCTGACATATCCAGATGGCTTTCAAGCTTATATTCACCTGTGCTGGCTCAATACCGATAAACAGCGCCGGCTGGCGGTAGTGGGTAGCCGTGGGAGCTTGATTTTTGATGAAATGTTATCCTTGTCGCCTTTGACTCTAATCTCCGGTGAGTTTGAACGCCAGGGAAATCAATTTCTACCTGTGAATCAAAAGCAAGAGGTATTAGAAATTGCCAAAGGCGAACCATTACAACGAGTATGCGATCGCTTTATTACCTGTATTCTCCAAAATACTCCCCCAGTAGTTTCATCTGGCTGGGTAGGCACAGAGTTAGTGCAAATTCTCACTGCACTAACATTATCTCTAAATCAAGGCGGCCAACCAGTTGATATCAGTGTAGACGCGTAG
- a CDS encoding polysaccharide biosynthesis tyrosine autokinase translates to MLKSDKNPYALSAINISQISHDVDDELNLGQIATILRRRCLLVAGITFLVATGAVLKAEIDASVYQGTFQILTKPVTGENKAIANLPQTINTQEETPDKSTAAKTFETTITVLQSPKVLSPVLENLKNQYPSLTYESLIKELTITSKMSNILDVKYTNPDQKQVRDVSKLLAEAYLNYSLEERQLDVDQAIDFVIRQRQPLEQQVKFWQNKLRDLRLDNNLINPTQKSQELANQATLLKQQQIENRVQLEQLVARYQDLQRELAQKPGERAGNSLLSENTRYQKILDYIQTTDMALKQQSAILTDNNPLMVTLKQKKDVLMPLLTQEEVRVQKNLQSRIWELSARDRSLNEKIKNLNADVRNLANITRNHDNIQRELQVASDALTQFTAKQQALQIEKSQKQQPWLLLDPKLTTINQPDNVSNNAVLMLVVGSILGLILGVSAAFAVDKLSNVFYSTRELKDATKLPLLGIVPLSKQLEAATKQHILSGEKQPCETSFFEVFRSLYTNILLLGADAPIHSLVISSAGQGDGKSTVAVQLAQAAAAMGQRVLLVDANLRAPSLHKGLGAMNMQGLTDVILQDLDWNHVIERSPLEENLFLMSAGPIPPDSVRLLVSHKMRDLMNAMQAAFDLVIYDTPPLLGFADAYLLATNTHGIILVAGLGKLKRTALQQVLEEIQISGTPILGMIANKSKDSTPQYA, encoded by the coding sequence ATGCTGAAATCAGATAAAAATCCTTACGCATTGTCGGCAATTAATATTTCCCAAATAAGCCATGATGTTGATGATGAATTAAATCTTGGTCAAATTGCAACAATTTTACGTCGCCGATGCTTATTAGTTGCTGGTATAACATTTTTAGTAGCAACAGGAGCAGTATTAAAAGCTGAAATAGATGCCTCAGTGTATCAAGGAACATTCCAGATTTTAACTAAGCCTGTGACTGGTGAGAATAAGGCTATAGCGAATCTTCCTCAAACTATAAATACTCAAGAAGAGACACCAGATAAATCAACAGCAGCAAAGACGTTTGAGACAACAATTACAGTGTTACAAAGCCCTAAAGTTTTGTCTCCTGTTCTAGAAAATCTCAAAAATCAGTACCCGTCTCTGACCTATGAATCACTGATTAAAGAATTAACTATTACGTCTAAAATGTCCAATATTTTAGATGTAAAATATACCAATCCTGACCAAAAGCAAGTCAGAGATGTATCAAAGTTACTTGCTGAAGCCTATTTGAATTATAGTCTAGAAGAACGTCAGTTAGATGTTGACCAGGCAATAGACTTCGTAATTAGACAAAGACAGCCACTAGAGCAGCAAGTTAAATTCTGGCAAAACAAATTACGAGATTTGCGGCTAGATAACAACTTGATTAACCCGACACAAAAATCTCAAGAATTGGCTAATCAGGCTACTTTATTAAAACAGCAGCAAATAGAAAATCGGGTACAATTAGAACAATTGGTAGCAAGGTATCAAGATTTGCAAAGAGAGTTAGCTCAAAAGCCTGGAGAGAGAGCAGGTAATTCTTTGTTGAGTGAAAATACGCGCTATCAAAAGATACTAGATTACATCCAAACAACAGATATGGCTCTTAAACAACAGTCAGCCATACTAACAGATAATAATCCATTAATGGTGACTTTAAAACAGAAAAAAGATGTTTTAATGCCCTTACTGACACAAGAAGAAGTACGGGTACAAAAAAATTTACAAAGCCGTATTTGGGAACTATCAGCACGCGATCGCTCCCTGAATGAAAAAATCAAAAATCTGAATGCTGATGTCAGGAATTTGGCTAATATTACTCGTAACCACGATAATATTCAACGGGAATTACAAGTTGCTAGCGATGCCCTAACTCAATTTACAGCTAAACAGCAAGCTTTGCAAATTGAGAAATCTCAAAAGCAGCAACCTTGGCTGTTGCTAGATCCAAAACTTACTACAATAAATCAGCCTGATAATGTTTCTAATAATGCTGTGCTAATGCTAGTGGTAGGAAGCATTTTAGGCTTGATTTTGGGTGTATCAGCAGCTTTTGCTGTGGATAAACTCAGCAATGTCTTTTACTCTACTAGAGAACTTAAAGATGCTACTAAATTACCATTATTAGGGATAGTTCCCTTAAGCAAACAACTAGAAGCCGCAACAAAGCAGCATATATTGTCAGGAGAAAAACAACCTTGTGAAACATCATTTTTTGAGGTCTTTCGTTCTCTCTATACAAATATTCTGCTTTTGGGTGCAGATGCGCCAATTCATTCTTTAGTAATCAGTTCAGCGGGACAGGGTGATGGAAAGTCTACAGTGGCCGTACAGCTAGCACAGGCTGCAGCAGCAATGGGACAGCGAGTTTTACTTGTGGATGCTAACCTACGTGCCCCTAGTCTACATAAAGGACTGGGAGCAATGAATATGCAGGGCTTAACTGATGTGATTTTACAGGATTTAGACTGGAATCATGTGATTGAGCGATCGCCCCTAGAAGAAAACTTGTTTTTGATGAGTGCAGGACCAATTCCCCCAGACTCAGTCAGATTGCTTGTATCTCACAAAATGCGGGATTTAATGAACGCCATGCAGGCGGCTTTCGATTTAGTGATTTATGACACCCCACCTTTACTAGGGTTCGCAGATGCCTATCTACTAGCGACAAATACTCATGGCATTATCCTAGTAGCTGGACTAGGGAAGCTCAAAAGGACAGCACTACAACAAGTATTAGAAGAGATTCAGATATCTGGCACTCCTATATTAGGGATGATTGCCAATAAATCTAAAGACTCTACGCCTCAATACGCTTAG